TAACAACACCACTATTTGGATTATTTAATAAATCTTCTTTGATTTCCCATACAGGATAGCGCTCTTTTTCTATTTTTCTAAATTCAAGCGAACCAACTTCCAGCAGATCCACATGCTTTAATATGTTGGAATTCATCTCTTGGTTTAGTGCATATGAGATTGGAAGTTGCATATTTGCATGGGCAAAATGTGCAGTAGTTGAGCCATCTTTAAAATCAATAAGTGCATGGATCAGTGACTTTGTCTCAATAATGGCATCATAATCACCCTCACCAAAAAGCCATCTAGCTTCTAAAAGCTCAAACATCTTATTTACCATGGTAGCTGAATCAATTGTTATCTTTTGACCCATTGACCAGTTTGGATGTTTTTGCGTATCAGCTAAAGTTGCATTTTTTAACTTAGATATATCCCACTCACGAAATGCACCGCCACTAGCTGTGATGATCATTTTTTTAACAGGTCTGTCTTGAAGAAGATACCAAAGACCGAAGTGTTCAGAGTCGATCGGTTGTATTTTAGAACTGTCTATAAAATTACCACATGCAACCAGAGACTCTTTGTTTGCTAAAGCTACTTTTTTACCGCATTCTATAGCTTTTAAAGTCGGACGAAGCCCCATAAATCCAACAAGTGCATTTACTACAAGCTCACTTTCGGAGTCTTCTATAGCTTTTAGTATATTCTCTTCGCCTGCATATACATTTGAATGATTTACATCTTGAATATCTTGATGATCTGCTATTACTACAGTTCTTGGAGAGTGTTCTTTTAATTGTTCATTTAAAAGTTTTATGTTTTTTCCAGCAACTAAAACTTCAATTTCTATTCCAAATTTTTTGGCAATTTCTAGAGTATTTACACCTATCGAACCAGTGGAACCAAGGACTATCAAATTATACTAATCCTCTTAAAAGAACAAGCATTACAACTGCACCAAACAGGTAACCGTCTATTCTATCAAGCACACCACCGTGACCAGGTAATATATCACCGCTGTCTTTTACGCCTGCAGCACGTTTTAGAGAGCTTTCATACAGATCACCAAAGATAGATATAGCCGAAACAGCCATAGAGATAACAAAAGATGTAAATAGATCAACAACTGCAAGCCCCACAAACATACCACTTAGTGTTGCAACAGCTATACCACCTGCAACCCCTTCTAAAGTCTTATTTGGGCTAGTCTCTGAAAACTTTGTTTTACCTATACTTTTACCAACACCGTATGCACCTATATCAGTCATAGCTACAACTATTAGAAGCCATGCAAGACTCGCTACACCATATTCTTGATACATTGTAAAGATAAAAAGCATCCCTGCTGTAGGATAGATAAAAGGGAGGAAATTTTTCCATTCTAGTTTTGGGTTATAAGCAACTGCAGCTGCATAAAATATACCTGCCAGTACAAACAGATCATCACCGTAAGGATAGATTAGAGTTAAAAGCCATAAACCTACTGCAAACTTAAACTCATTATCGCTTTCTACGCCATAAAGTTTTTGAGCCTCTTTAAATGCAAGTAAGTAAATACCACCAAAAACCAACCACATAACAAAAAAACTATCGATTAAGCCTATGATTATTACAGCTGCTAAAAGTGCTAAACCTGTTATTACTCTTTCTCTATCGCTAAAAACACTCATCAAAAATCCTCAAATTTGTTCTTGACAGTATAGCAAATTACACTTTAATATCTAGTTTATGTATAGGGTATTCTTCTTGAGTTTCCTCTTTTTCCTCTTCTTTATTTTTTGACTCTTCTCTTTTTGTTTCTTCGTCAGCTTCTTGACGTTGATGTTCACGATCAGGGTCTACTTGTTGGTTCTCTTCGGTAGGGCGAACCTCCATAACCTCTTTTTCTTTCTCGTTTGCAAGAGTCTGAGCCACCATATTTTGAAAGTCTACACGATTATTATGTGCATTTTGAACATTGGAAGCCGCTGCAGTCTGCTGGTTAACATAGATTGCATTTCCTATTGGTCCAATAGCCATAATAAACTCCTTTCTATCTTGTATCGACCTCTATGGTCTTATATTTGTTATACAAAACATTTGCTCCGTTTTGTATAGTTACTTCACGTCTTGGAGTATAATCGACTAAATAGCGATCTTTTGAAGTTGTCGTAAAATCAACGCATAATCTTGCAGCACTCTCAATAATATTCATAGGTACGTTTTGTTTGTCTGTTGTAATGATCACGTGAGTTGATGGGGCATCTTTTAAATGTAGCCAAATATCCCTAGCTCTGGCATTTCCTAAAAGTGTTATATTTCCTCTTTCGTTCTTTCCTAGCTGGATCTTGTAGCCCTCTACATAGAAAGTTTCAACACTATCATCAACTTTTACTTTTTTACTTTTTAACTGTTTAGGAAACAAAAGCTCTATTTTTGAACTCTCTTTTGCATCTTGAACCGTATTTATAAAAAGCTCGGTATGTTTGATCTTTGACTCTAGTGAAGCTTTTTGTATATGCAGGTTAGATGCTTTTTGTTTTGCCTTTTTACTTTTTGTAAAAAAATAATTACTTATCATAGACGGAGATGAAAAACTTTTATCTAAATCCACTTTTACAGTAGAACCGTCATAATCAAGAAGTTCTACAGAAGTACTGTAGGGCTTTATATTATGTAAATTTGATAGCACTAAATTTCCGTAATGATTAAACTGCTCTACCTCATCTTTTAAAGCATTTTCATCCTCAAGGTTTTTATACAACTTGTTTAGTTTTTTTAGCTTTTTTTCTAAAAGCGAGACCTTTTGTTTTTTAAGGCTAGATAACTTTTGAGACTGCTCTTTTTCATAAACATCATATAAAAACTTCTCCACATCTTCTAGAGGATACTCTTTTGCCTCAAATGGAGCCTGAGGTACGTCTAAAAGTTTTTGCCCCACTCTTACCTCACGAAAAGAGCTGTAAAGATCTATATGGCGCAGAGCTTCGATCACTATCATATCTTCATCTAATATGATCACGTTTGTATATTTTCCCGTAAATTCAAACTGTAAGTAAGCGATCTCCTCTTTATATGCCGAAGCTATGGTTGTTTTAAAACGGATGATCTTATCGTTGTTTACAAGCTCTACACCTTGTATGTTTGCACGTATAAATCTTTTTGCCAAAACTACATCAAATGGTGCGTTGTAAACCTTGCTTCTTGCGTAAGTCTCACATCTGAAGATCGATGAGTTTGAGCGTTGCATATTAAAGTAGATCTCTTCGTTTTTATCAAATGCAACTTTGACTATAGTGTCGCTTACTCTGTATATGGCCGATATTTTTTTAAAATTTTTAAGATAGTCTTTTATTTGTTTAAGATGTGATAGTTTCATAAATGGATTATATCTAACTATGACTTTTAATTACGCAATGGGTTTAAGCAAAATAATTTAAATTAATATATTAGATGTTCTTTTATTTGAATATATTGGCTGAGTTATATATAATGTTTGTTAAATAAATAGTTACTACTAAAAGGAAGCATCAAATGGCAGCCAAACCACATATAATATATCAATCTATGATGCTTGAAATTAAAATCAGAATTCGAGAGATCGACAGCAAGCTTGAAAATGCTGGTAATTCTCTTTCAGCACTAGATGTGGAGTTCTGTTTCTTACAGGCTAGAAAGATCGTTGAACAGATTTGTTTTTCATCGATATTGTGTGATCAACATCGTTATAAGGATTTTCGTCTAGCAGAAGGTATGACAAGTAACGATGATGTAGGTGACTATGAAAAAGATTGGAATTCAAGAGTCATATTAACTAAGTTAAAGAATATTACACCACATTTCATGCCAATTCCATTAGGTGAAAATACAAGATCTAATAATGTGAATCATTTTAAAAAAGCTGATGTTAACACTACACATACAAAACTAATAAATATTTACAAAAAATGTGGTTCGTTTCTTCATATTCCAAAACCTTTTGGTGAAGACTATGAAACGTATATCAATAAACAAAGGAATCGTTATAAGCAAGCGACTGAAACAATTCATGATTATAGCAATTATTTTAAAGATTTACTTTGGTGTCATGCCGCTGTCAGCTTGGAATATAGTGGCTCACCAGAAAGTCTTGAAGCTTTAGAAAATGCAAATCCTAAAACAGTATGGTTAGTAAATTTTGAGGACTACGAAAGTGATAATGTTTCTATTGTATTGGCTCATGCAAATTAATTTCATAACAAAACCTGAGAAGATCAATTAAAAGATTTGCACAGTTAATATGATTCGAACTTTTTTGTTATAATTTCAAAATATTTTTAAAAGGAACTGCTTGTGCATGTAAGAGGCTTTGGTCGTAATTACTTTTCACTTATCGCTATTCAAGCCTATGTGTCTTTGCAAAAAGTTGCAGCACTAAGCACTTCCGTATCTACTCTTAGTGGAAAACCACTTACTATAAAGATAGCTTCACCACCTTCAAAATAATTTTTTCCAACACAAAACAAAAATATTTACAGGATTAAATTATGAATAAAACAATAAAACTATCAATGGCGTGTGCTGCACTTTCAACTTCTATCTTTGCCGAGGCAGTTGATCTTGGAGATATCACAGTAACGAGTGCTACAAAATCTAAACAATCGATCAAAGACGTAACTTCAAACATGGAAGTGATCACTTCAGAAGAGATCGAGGAGAGACACTACACAACAGTATCTGAAGCTCTAAACTCACTGTCAGGAATGAGCTTTACACAAAACGGCGGATTTGGAAAATCTACTTCGGTAATGTTACGTGGGTTTGACTCAAAAAGGGTTCTTGTTCTGATTGATGGGATCAGATACAACGATCTTACAGGTTTAAGCGGTGCGCCGTTTGAGCATCTGATGATCAGCGATATTGAACGCATAGAGGTTGTAAAAGGTGCACAGTCTGGTATATGGGGTGCTGATGCAAGTGCAGGTGTTATAAACATAATCACAAAAAGTGCAAAACAAGGACTTCAAGCTTCAGCTAATGCAGAGTACGGAAGTTTTGATACAAGAAAATATGGTATGAACGCATCATTCAAAGATGACAACTACTACGTAAAAGCAAGTGTTCAAAAAGTTAAAACCAACGGGTTCTCCGCTCAAGCTCCATACGGTGAAGATCTGGACAATTACGAAAGAGACGGATACAAAAACATAACGTCAAATATCAAACTTGGGTTTAATATAAATGAAACAAACAAAATAGATATTTCACATACAGATATAAATGCAGAGAACGAGTACGACGGATACAACGATCCGTTTGCAGAAAATACTTCTACGACGGATGATACATTTTCAAAAATCAACTTTAATCATATAGACAGTTTTAATGAACTTGACATCTATGCAAAAAGATCAGTTTTTGACAGAGAGTATTCAGGTACAGAGTATGACGGTGATGTGTATGAGTACGGTTTAAAATCAAATATTGGCTACAGAGAAAAAGACTTTCTAGTAGTTGGAGGAGATTATAAATCTTACGAGCATAAGAACAATTTCGATAAAAAGTACAACAATAAGGCTGTCTTTATTACAAACAGCAACCATTTTGACAAGACGATTATTACTGAATCTGTAAGATACGATAAATATGACAAGTTCAAAAGTAAAACAACAGGTAAACTTGGAGTTAAACATAGTTTTATTGATGATCTATCTCTAAGTGCAAACTATGGTACATCTTACAATGTGCCGACTTTGTATAATCTATATTCACCTTACGGTAATGAAAACATTACCCCTGAGAATACAAAATCATACGATATTTCCATTGAATACAAATCTATAAAAATCACTTATTTTCATAGTACCATTGAAGATATGATAGATTTTGATACAGGAACGTTTACATAT
This Sulfurimonas sp. DNA region includes the following protein-coding sequences:
- a CDS encoding TonB-dependent receptor plug domain-containing protein, which translates into the protein MNKTIKLSMACAALSTSIFAEAVDLGDITVTSATKSKQSIKDVTSNMEVITSEEIEERHYTTVSEALNSLSGMSFTQNGGFGKSTSVMLRGFDSKRVLVLIDGIRYNDLTGLSGAPFEHLMISDIERIEVVKGAQSGIWGADASAGVINIITKSAKQGLQASANAEYGSFDTRKYGMNASFKDDNYYVKASVQKVKTNGFSAQAPYGEDLDNYERDGYKNITSNIKLGFNINETNKIDISHTDINAENEYDGYNDPFAENTSTTDDTFSKINFNHIDSFNELDIYAKRSVFDREYSGTEYDGDVYEYGLKSNIGYREKDFLVVGGDYKSYEHKNNFDKKYNNKAVFITNSNHFDKTIITESVRYDKYDKFKSKTTGKLGVKHSFIDDLSLSANYGTSYNVPTLYNLYSPYGNENITPENTKSYDISIEYKSIKITYFHSTIEDMIDFDTGTFTYANIAGKSIIKGCEVEYQDEVFENLFVNANYTYLDARDKNEKLLYRRPQNSVKASVDYYGVEDLHLGINGEYVGKRVEYAYGGYEIDAQTGRYTLVNMVANYDINKNLLIYAKIDNLFDKYYQVVDGYATAERSGYIGLKVKY
- a CDS encoding phosphatidate cytidylyltransferase, whose translation is MSVFSDRERVITGLALLAAVIIIGLIDSFFVMWLVFGGIYLLAFKEAQKLYGVESDNEFKFAVGLWLLTLIYPYGDDLFVLAGIFYAAAVAYNPKLEWKNFLPFIYPTAGMLFIFTMYQEYGVASLAWLLIVVAMTDIGAYGVGKSIGKTKFSETSPNKTLEGVAGGIAVATLSGMFVGLAVVDLFTSFVISMAVSAISIFGDLYESSLKRAAGVKDSGDILPGHGGVLDRIDGYLFGAVVMLVLLRGLV
- a CDS encoding NFACT family protein — its product is MKLSHLKQIKDYLKNFKKISAIYRVSDTIVKVAFDKNEEIYFNMQRSNSSIFRCETYARSKVYNAPFDVVLAKRFIRANIQGVELVNNDKIIRFKTTIASAYKEEIAYLQFEFTGKYTNVIILDEDMIVIEALRHIDLYSSFREVRVGQKLLDVPQAPFEAKEYPLEDVEKFLYDVYEKEQSQKLSSLKKQKVSLLEKKLKKLNKLYKNLEDENALKDEVEQFNHYGNLVLSNLHNIKPYSTSVELLDYDGSTVKVDLDKSFSSPSMISNYFFTKSKKAKQKASNLHIQKASLESKIKHTELFINTVQDAKESSKIELLFPKQLKSKKVKVDDSVETFYVEGYKIQLGKNERGNITLLGNARARDIWLHLKDAPSTHVIITTDKQNVPMNIIESAARLCVDFTTTSKDRYLVDYTPRREVTIQNGANVLYNKYKTIEVDTR
- the dxr gene encoding 1-deoxy-D-xylulose-5-phosphate reductoisomerase, yielding MIVLGSTGSIGVNTLEIAKKFGIEIEVLVAGKNIKLLNEQLKEHSPRTVVIADHQDIQDVNHSNVYAGEENILKAIEDSESELVVNALVGFMGLRPTLKAIECGKKVALANKESLVACGNFIDSSKIQPIDSEHFGLWYLLQDRPVKKMIITASGGAFREWDISKLKNATLADTQKHPNWSMGQKITIDSATMVNKMFELLEARWLFGEGDYDAIIETKSLIHALIDFKDGSTTAHFAHANMQLPISYALNQEMNSNILKHVDLLEVGSLEFRKIEKERYPVWEIKEDLLNNPNSGVVINAANEVAIEKFINKEIGFLDIHKTILDAYETYDIEPKSIDDVFEIDAKIRRELGR